From the genome of Bubalus bubalis isolate 160015118507 breed Murrah chromosome 2, NDDB_SH_1, whole genome shotgun sequence, one region includes:
- the SRSF10 gene encoding serine/arginine-rich splicing factor 10 isoform X8, with amino-acid sequence MSRYLRPPNTSLFVRNVADDTRSEDLRREFGRYGPIVDVYVPLDFYTRRPRGFAYVQFEDVRDAEDALHNLDRKWICGRQIEIQFAQGDRKTPNQMKAKEGRNVYSSSRYDDYDRYRRSRSRSYDRRRSRSRSFDYNYRRSYSPRNSRPTGRPRRSRSHSDNDRFKHRNRSFSRSKSNSRSRSKSQPKKEMKAKSRSRPNCSWNTQYSSAYYTSRKI; translated from the exons ATGTCCCGGTACCTGCGCCCCCCCAACACGTCTCTCTTCGTGAGGAACGTGGCCGACGATACCAG GTCTGAAGATTTACGTCGGGAATTTGGTCGTTATGGTCCTATAGTTGATGTGTATGTTCCACTTGATTTCTACACTCGCCGTCCAAGAGGATTTGCATATGTTCA ATTTGAGGATGTTCGTGATGCTGAAGATGCTTTACATAATTTGGACAGAAAGTGGATTTGTGGACGCCAAATTGAAATACAGTTTGCACAGGGGGATCGAAAGA CTCCAAATCAGATGAAAGCCAAGGAAGGGAGGAATGTGTATAGTTCTTCACGCTATGATGATTATGACAGATACAGACGTTCTAGAAGCCGAAGTTATGACAGAAGAAGATCAAGAAGTCGGTCCTTTGATTACAACTATAGAAGATCTTATAGTCCTAGAAA CAGTAGACCGACTGGAAGACCACGGCGTAGCAGAAGCCATTCCGACAATGATAG ATTCAAACACCGAAATCGATCTTTTTCAAGATCTAAATCCAATTCAAGATCACGGTCCAAGTCCCAGcccaagaaagaaatgaaggctAAATCACGTTCTAG ACCAAACTGCAGCTGGAATACCCAGTACAGTTCTGCTTACTACACTTCAAGAAAGATCTGA
- the SRSF10 gene encoding serine/arginine-rich splicing factor 10 isoform X6 yields the protein MSRYLRPPNTSLFVRNVADDTRSEDLRREFGRYGPIVDVYVPLDFYTRRPRGFAYVQFEDVRDAEDALHNLDRKWICGRQIEIQFAQGDRKTPNQMKAKEGRNVYSSSRYDDYDRYRRSRSRSYDRRRSRSRSFDYNYRRSYSPRNRPTGRPRRSRSHSDNDSQVNKKNNDR from the exons ATGTCCCGGTACCTGCGCCCCCCCAACACGTCTCTCTTCGTGAGGAACGTGGCCGACGATACCAG GTCTGAAGATTTACGTCGGGAATTTGGTCGTTATGGTCCTATAGTTGATGTGTATGTTCCACTTGATTTCTACACTCGCCGTCCAAGAGGATTTGCATATGTTCA ATTTGAGGATGTTCGTGATGCTGAAGATGCTTTACATAATTTGGACAGAAAGTGGATTTGTGGACGCCAAATTGAAATACAGTTTGCACAGGGGGATCGAAAGA CTCCAAATCAGATGAAAGCCAAGGAAGGGAGGAATGTGTATAGTTCTTCACGCTATGATGATTATGACAGATACAGACGTTCTAGAAGCCGAAGTTATGACAGAAGAAGATCAAGAAGTCGGTCCTTTGATTACAACTATAGAAGATCTTATAGTCCTAGAAA TAGACCGACTGGAAGACCACGGCGTAGCAGAAGCCATTCCGACAATGATAG ccaaGTAAACAAGAAGAATAATGACAGATAA
- the PNRC2 gene encoding proline-rich nuclear receptor coactivator 2: MGGGERYNIPAPQTRNVSKNQQQLSRQKTKDQNSQMKIVHKKKERGHTYNSSSAAWQAMQNGGKNKNFPNNQNWNSSLSSPTLLFKSQTNQNYAGAKFSEPPSPSVLPKPPSHWVPVSFNPSDKEMMTFQLKTLLKVQV, translated from the coding sequence ATGGGTGGTGGAGAGAGGTATAACATTCCAGCCCCTCAAACTAGAAATGTTAGTAAGAACCAACAACAGCTTAGTAGACAGAAGACCAAGGATCAGAATTCCCAAATGAAGATTGTtcacaagaaaaaggaaagaggacaTACTTACAATTCATCATCAGCTGCATGGCAGGCCATGCAAAATGGGGGGAAGAACAAAAATTTTCCAAACAATCAAAACTGGAACTCTAGCTTATCAAGTCCCACCTTACTTTTTAAGTCTCAAACTAATCAGAACTATGCCGGGGCCAAATTTAGTGAGCCGCCATCACCAAGTGTTCTTCCTAAACCACCAAGCCACTGGGTTCCTGTTTCCTTTAATCCTTCTGATAAAGAAATGATGACATTTCAACTTAAAACCTTACTTAAAGTACAGGtataa
- the SRSF10 gene encoding serine/arginine-rich splicing factor 10 isoform X2: MSRYLRPPNTSLFVRNVADDTRSEDLRREFGRYGPIVDVYVPLDFYTRRPRGFAYVQFEDVRDAEDALHNLDRKWICGRQIEIQFAQGDRKTPNQMKAKEGRNVYSSSRYDDYDRYRRSRSRSYDRRRSRSRSFDYNYRRSYSPRNRPTGRPRRSRSHSDNDRFKHRNRSFSRSKSNSRSRSKSQPKKEMKAKSRSRSASHTKTRGTSKTDSKTHYKSGSRYEKESRKKEPPRSKSQSRSQSRSRSKSRSRSWTSPKSSGH; this comes from the exons ATGTCCCGGTACCTGCGCCCCCCCAACACGTCTCTCTTCGTGAGGAACGTGGCCGACGATACCAG GTCTGAAGATTTACGTCGGGAATTTGGTCGTTATGGTCCTATAGTTGATGTGTATGTTCCACTTGATTTCTACACTCGCCGTCCAAGAGGATTTGCATATGTTCA ATTTGAGGATGTTCGTGATGCTGAAGATGCTTTACATAATTTGGACAGAAAGTGGATTTGTGGACGCCAAATTGAAATACAGTTTGCACAGGGGGATCGAAAGA CTCCAAATCAGATGAAAGCCAAGGAAGGGAGGAATGTGTATAGTTCTTCACGCTATGATGATTATGACAGATACAGACGTTCTAGAAGCCGAAGTTATGACAGAAGAAGATCAAGAAGTCGGTCCTTTGATTACAACTATAGAAGATCTTATAGTCCTAGAAA TAGACCGACTGGAAGACCACGGCGTAGCAGAAGCCATTCCGACAATGATAG ATTCAAACACCGAAATCGATCTTTTTCAAGATCTAAATCCAATTCAAGATCACGGTCCAAGTCCCAGcccaagaaagaaatgaaggctAAATCACGTTCTAGGTCTGCATCTCACACCAAAACTAGAGGCACCTCTAAAACAGATTCCAAAACACATTATAAGTCTGGCTCAAGATATGAAAAggaatcaaggaaaaaagaaccaCCTAGATCCAAATCTCAGTCAAGATCACAGTCTAGGTCTAGGTCAAAATCTAGGTCAAGGTCTTGGACTAGTCCTAAGTCCAGTGGCCACTGA
- the SRSF10 gene encoding serine/arginine-rich splicing factor 10 isoform X1, whose amino-acid sequence MSRYLRPPNTSLFVRNVADDTRSEDLRREFGRYGPIVDVYVPLDFYTRRPRGFAYVQFEDVRDAEDALHNLDRKWICGRQIEIQFAQGDRKTPNQMKAKEGRNVYSSSRYDDYDRYRRSRSRSYDRRRSRSRSFDYNYRRSYSPRNSRPTGRPRRSRSHSDNDRFKHRNRSFSRSKSNSRSRSKSQPKKEMKAKSRSRSASHTKTRGTSKTDSKTHYKSGSRYEKESRKKEPPRSKSQSRSQSRSRSKSRSRSWTSPKSSGH is encoded by the exons ATGTCCCGGTACCTGCGCCCCCCCAACACGTCTCTCTTCGTGAGGAACGTGGCCGACGATACCAG GTCTGAAGATTTACGTCGGGAATTTGGTCGTTATGGTCCTATAGTTGATGTGTATGTTCCACTTGATTTCTACACTCGCCGTCCAAGAGGATTTGCATATGTTCA ATTTGAGGATGTTCGTGATGCTGAAGATGCTTTACATAATTTGGACAGAAAGTGGATTTGTGGACGCCAAATTGAAATACAGTTTGCACAGGGGGATCGAAAGA CTCCAAATCAGATGAAAGCCAAGGAAGGGAGGAATGTGTATAGTTCTTCACGCTATGATGATTATGACAGATACAGACGTTCTAGAAGCCGAAGTTATGACAGAAGAAGATCAAGAAGTCGGTCCTTTGATTACAACTATAGAAGATCTTATAGTCCTAGAAA CAGTAGACCGACTGGAAGACCACGGCGTAGCAGAAGCCATTCCGACAATGATAG ATTCAAACACCGAAATCGATCTTTTTCAAGATCTAAATCCAATTCAAGATCACGGTCCAAGTCCCAGcccaagaaagaaatgaaggctAAATCACGTTCTAGGTCTGCATCTCACACCAAAACTAGAGGCACCTCTAAAACAGATTCCAAAACACATTATAAGTCTGGCTCAAGATATGAAAAggaatcaaggaaaaaagaaccaCCTAGATCCAAATCTCAGTCAAGATCACAGTCTAGGTCTAGGTCAAAATCTAGGTCAAGGTCTTGGACTAGTCCTAAGTCCAGTGGCCACTGA
- the SRSF10 gene encoding serine/arginine-rich splicing factor 10 isoform X5 — protein sequence MSRYLRPPNTSLFVRNVADDTRSEDLRREFGRYGPIVDVYVPLDFYTRRPRGFAYVQFEDVRDAEDALHNLDRKWICGRQIEIQFAQGDRKTPNQMKAKEGRNVYSSSRYDDYDRYRRSRSRSYDRRRSRSRSFDYNYRRSYSPRNSRPTGRPRRSRSHSDNDSQVNKKNNDR from the exons ATGTCCCGGTACCTGCGCCCCCCCAACACGTCTCTCTTCGTGAGGAACGTGGCCGACGATACCAG GTCTGAAGATTTACGTCGGGAATTTGGTCGTTATGGTCCTATAGTTGATGTGTATGTTCCACTTGATTTCTACACTCGCCGTCCAAGAGGATTTGCATATGTTCA ATTTGAGGATGTTCGTGATGCTGAAGATGCTTTACATAATTTGGACAGAAAGTGGATTTGTGGACGCCAAATTGAAATACAGTTTGCACAGGGGGATCGAAAGA CTCCAAATCAGATGAAAGCCAAGGAAGGGAGGAATGTGTATAGTTCTTCACGCTATGATGATTATGACAGATACAGACGTTCTAGAAGCCGAAGTTATGACAGAAGAAGATCAAGAAGTCGGTCCTTTGATTACAACTATAGAAGATCTTATAGTCCTAGAAA CAGTAGACCGACTGGAAGACCACGGCGTAGCAGAAGCCATTCCGACAATGATAG ccaaGTAAACAAGAAGAATAATGACAGATAA
- the SRSF10 gene encoding serine/arginine-rich splicing factor 10 isoform X4: MSRYLRPPNTSLFVRNVADDTRSEDLRREFGRYGPIVDVYVPLDFYTRRPRGFAYVQFEDVRDAEDALHNLDRKWICGRQIEIQFAQGDRKTPNQMKAKEGRNVYSSSRYDDYDRYRRSRSRSYDRRRSRSRSFDYNYRRSYSPRNRPTGRPRRSRSHSDNDRPNCSWNTQYSSAYYTSRKI; encoded by the exons ATGTCCCGGTACCTGCGCCCCCCCAACACGTCTCTCTTCGTGAGGAACGTGGCCGACGATACCAG GTCTGAAGATTTACGTCGGGAATTTGGTCGTTATGGTCCTATAGTTGATGTGTATGTTCCACTTGATTTCTACACTCGCCGTCCAAGAGGATTTGCATATGTTCA ATTTGAGGATGTTCGTGATGCTGAAGATGCTTTACATAATTTGGACAGAAAGTGGATTTGTGGACGCCAAATTGAAATACAGTTTGCACAGGGGGATCGAAAGA CTCCAAATCAGATGAAAGCCAAGGAAGGGAGGAATGTGTATAGTTCTTCACGCTATGATGATTATGACAGATACAGACGTTCTAGAAGCCGAAGTTATGACAGAAGAAGATCAAGAAGTCGGTCCTTTGATTACAACTATAGAAGATCTTATAGTCCTAGAAA TAGACCGACTGGAAGACCACGGCGTAGCAGAAGCCATTCCGACAATGATAG ACCAAACTGCAGCTGGAATACCCAGTACAGTTCTGCTTACTACACTTCAAGAAAGATCTGA
- the SRSF10 gene encoding serine/arginine-rich splicing factor 10 isoform X7 — MSRYLRPPNTSLFVRNVADDTRSEDLRREFGRYGPIVDVYVPLDFYTRRPRGFAYVQFEDVRDAEDALHNLDRKWICGRQIEIQFAQGDRKTPNQMKAKEGRNVYSSSRYDDYDRYRRSRSRSYDRRRSRSRSFDYNYRRSYSPRKPNCSWNTQYSSAYYTSRKI; from the exons ATGTCCCGGTACCTGCGCCCCCCCAACACGTCTCTCTTCGTGAGGAACGTGGCCGACGATACCAG GTCTGAAGATTTACGTCGGGAATTTGGTCGTTATGGTCCTATAGTTGATGTGTATGTTCCACTTGATTTCTACACTCGCCGTCCAAGAGGATTTGCATATGTTCA ATTTGAGGATGTTCGTGATGCTGAAGATGCTTTACATAATTTGGACAGAAAGTGGATTTGTGGACGCCAAATTGAAATACAGTTTGCACAGGGGGATCGAAAGA CTCCAAATCAGATGAAAGCCAAGGAAGGGAGGAATGTGTATAGTTCTTCACGCTATGATGATTATGACAGATACAGACGTTCTAGAAGCCGAAGTTATGACAGAAGAAGATCAAGAAGTCGGTCCTTTGATTACAACTATAGAAGATCTTATAGTCCTAGAAA ACCAAACTGCAGCTGGAATACCCAGTACAGTTCTGCTTACTACACTTCAAGAAAGATCTGA
- the SRSF10 gene encoding serine/arginine-rich splicing factor 10 isoform X3, with amino-acid sequence MSRYLRPPNTSLFVRNVADDTRSEDLRREFGRYGPIVDVYVPLDFYTRRPRGFAYVQFEDVRDAEDALHNLDRKWICGRQIEIQFAQGDRKTPNQMKAKEGRNVYSSSRYDDYDRYRRSRSRSYDRRRSRSRSFDYNYRRSYSPRNSRPTGRPRRSRSHSDNDRPNCSWNTQYSSAYYTSRKI; translated from the exons ATGTCCCGGTACCTGCGCCCCCCCAACACGTCTCTCTTCGTGAGGAACGTGGCCGACGATACCAG GTCTGAAGATTTACGTCGGGAATTTGGTCGTTATGGTCCTATAGTTGATGTGTATGTTCCACTTGATTTCTACACTCGCCGTCCAAGAGGATTTGCATATGTTCA ATTTGAGGATGTTCGTGATGCTGAAGATGCTTTACATAATTTGGACAGAAAGTGGATTTGTGGACGCCAAATTGAAATACAGTTTGCACAGGGGGATCGAAAGA CTCCAAATCAGATGAAAGCCAAGGAAGGGAGGAATGTGTATAGTTCTTCACGCTATGATGATTATGACAGATACAGACGTTCTAGAAGCCGAAGTTATGACAGAAGAAGATCAAGAAGTCGGTCCTTTGATTACAACTATAGAAGATCTTATAGTCCTAGAAA CAGTAGACCGACTGGAAGACCACGGCGTAGCAGAAGCCATTCCGACAATGATAG ACCAAACTGCAGCTGGAATACCCAGTACAGTTCTGCTTACTACACTTCAAGAAAGATCTGA